Below is a genomic region from Leucoraja erinacea ecotype New England chromosome 34, Leri_hhj_1, whole genome shotgun sequence.
ccacagtttaagaataaggagtaagccatttagaacggagacgaagaaacactttttctcacagagagtgatgagtctctggaattctctgcctcagagggcggtggaggcaggttctctggtgctgtcaagagagaacttgatagggctcttaaagatagcggagtcaggggatatggggagaaggcagaaacgggggtactgattttggatgatcagccatgatcacattgaatggcggtgctggctcgaagggctgaatggcctactcctgcacctattgtctattgttactggCTTTGCCGTCACATGGCTCCCAACATCTGCTGCGTTTACTGTTGCAATCGAACCCCAAGATAGAGCAAGAGGTGACCACTACAGAATGCTGAAGCTGGGCTCCCACCCATGTACTACCATGATGGCCTtctaacagatcagaaacatttagaaagcAGACATTCAATTTGCCATATCCTGCCCATTCGCTCTTCCAGATtccgtgggaaggaactgcagatgctggttttaaccgaagataaacacaaaaagctggaataactcagcgaggcaggcagcacctctggagagaaggaatgtgtgacgtttcgggtcgagacccttctgaaacgtcacccatttcttctctccagggatgccgcctgtcctgctgagttactccagccatttgtatCGACCCATGTTCTGCCCTGGTGACcttccaacagatcagaaacatttagaaagcCAAAATGTATCTAAATAAAAGTTtgcaaaagtgaaaaaaaaataattcttctGAAATCACACTcacatgaattaaaaaaaataatagtaaTTAGAATTTAGGAAATAGGAAACAAGTCTGCTGCTCAGCATATTACTGAATGCCCTCGAAAAGCcacaaggttctggagtaactcattgggataggcagcacctctggagatcaTGCCTGGTCCTGTACCTTCCCACACCTCTAGTgttcccctccctgactctcagtctgatgaaaggtctcaacctgaaacgtctcctcCCACCTACATTACTTCCTCGAATTTCACaaatcgcaactcttcaatccttttgtctgccaccttttgtcttttcatctctggcttttgtctaccatctgccTATCGAcatccccctcatctgtatccacctattagcTACTTGGCTTtgtcctgtctctcctctcttctagcttcctTCCCCAAATGCACAATCAATCTGAAAGATAGTACGGACCAAAAACATCTCCTattcatgttctcaagagatgctgcagaattactccagcactttgtgtgtttttttttaaaaaaccagcacctgcagttccttgttctacaAAATGTCATAGATTTAGTGATTCTATACAGAACTGCTGATTTGCCATTAACATGATCTTGCCCAGTATCTCTATGGGAGTTTGATCAAATTTTACTTCTATGACACCTGAAGTTGTCATTCTGAAGGCAATGATGGAGAGATCTTCAACTAATTATTTCTACTGAAATAGAATTATGTCAATTTCCCAGTCAGTTTTTTGGTCCAAtttaattttgaattaaaaaatttgAGTTAAAAATGTTGATGCCAATGTTTACATGTGAAACATTATTGCTCATGTGTTGAGCCAAAGAATTGCATCCCATATCTCCAAACCCAACAGCAGTAAATACAATTACAAAAAATAGATGTACCCTTTTCAAATCTTTTCTTTTCACAGGACTCAATGGGATGCCTGTTTGCACAGTAAATGATGACTGGCATGGcaacactcctctttctccacatCCATTGATAAAGAGCCAATTTCCAACTACAATCATGGGAAGACTTGGACTGCCCATCAGTATTTTCCAATGTAATGCCTTTGGTGATGGAAATATCCCAAAGCCCGCCCTAGGTATGTTTTGTCAGTGTTATTTTAATGCATACTGGGCGACAACAAGGCCAACAAGGAGTGGTCTGGTTCCGTGCTGTGTGGATTTAAtttccttaatcttctaaatctaAAGTTTCCTTCTTGTTTTTTTATCCATCGAAGGGACGTGGAATTCTCAGGCTGAGCGAGCATtaagaaacgtcatccattccttctctccatagatgctgcccgtcccgctgagttacaccagctttttgtgtctatcatcagtttaacCACATTTGTCCTTGGGGTGGTTTTGGCGGGGAGCTGCCTTCTTGGACCACCATGGTCCTTGAGGTGCGGGAAGACCCACGGTGCTGACAGGGAGGGGGTTGCAGGACTTTGACCCAGCGACGGTGACGGGATAGCGATATTATGAAAGTTGAGAATGGCAGGTTATTGATTAGAAAGGAAGTCaatggttgcagggagaaggcaggagaatggggttgagggagagatctatcaaccatgattgaatggcagagcagactcaatgggctgaatagcttaattctgctcctatgacatgaacttgtgAACAAAGAACTTAATGAGAGCCTGAAAGGACTGAAAGCAAATTAGAAACAAAAATAGAGTTTTTATATGCCTTTTGTGGATTGGAACTTGTCACAGGTGGAAGGATATCTACGAGAGTTaagatttagaacatagaaacatccagcacaggaacatgttAAAAACTTAGAACAGAGAAGCAAGGACGGTTTTCGTTGAAGAAAAGGCTGCCAGAAATTTGATAGAACTGTAGAAAATGATACAGTTCTGGACAGAGAGGATGGAGGTTGACTGGTTTCTATGGCAGTGAAGTCGTAGACAAGAGGTTATACATTTAACAAAAAATGGAGAGAATTAAGAGTGGTGTATCATACTGTAGGAAATGGAATCacactacctggaaatgtggtaGAGACAGatagctttaaaaaaataattggataTATCATTGGAGATGAAAAAAATTGGAAGACTATGAAATTGAAGAGTTAGTTTGGAACAGAGCcgacatggacatgatgggccgaatgatctccTCTTGTGCTGCAACCATTCTGTGATAAGCATCCCCCAACCCCCATTCTTTCAGACAGTCCCCAGCCCCATAGACATTTCATTTGGCCACTCAATAAAATGCTGAGGTGCAGTGTCAGATTCTGTTTGGAGACATCCTTGCAAAATAATTTGACATGTGAATGATGCTATCAATTCAAGCTGTCACTGTATGTCCATATAGCTACATGGAAACTAGCTTTGAATTTGCTTTTCTCCAGCTATTTAATACTGGTCTTCTGCTAGAGCATTCTCAGAGAATGTAGAACATTTGTAATAGCTCAAGATTATCCCCCAATGTCTGTTAATTAGATATTTTGAAATGTACCTTTAAACTATAACAAAAAGCAACATGAAGGAGgaactcggcggatcaggcaacatctatggagggatagACTCCATAGATAGTCTCAGGCtctgacccttcttcggactaaaagaaagattccaacatcttcagAGTCCTGTGTCTCCACTTTTAAAGCATATCTTGAGGATCAAAGTATTCCTTCAAATTATCATCTTCTATTCATATTTTTGAATGGATCAACATTTTTGGAAAAAACTTTAATATTGAAGCATGCCGGACGTTATTTATTTAGgcattatgaatgaatgaaagtatgaatgaatgaatgattgaatgaatgcatggatgaatgaatgagtgagtgatgaatgattgaatgattggatgagtgagtgagtgaatgcattcagtgagtgagtggatgaatgaatgtatgaatggatgaatgaatgagtgaatgattgagggagtgaatgaatgaatgattgattgaatgaatgaatgaatgaatgaatgaatgaatgaatgaatgaatgaatgaatggatgaatggatgaatgatactTCACTCTATAATAAGGCATTATTTGGAATAAAGGTATTAGGCATTATTTCATGTTGTTTATTAATCtgagaagaaaaacattttttatttcagCACCATTGTCGGAAGCGTGGCGAGATGAACTGAGAGAATTTACCTCTAAAGCCTGTTTCCTTGCACCTGAACAGCCTGAACAAAAGAAGGTCAGCACACCTGTCATTAGTGATAGTGGTTTTGCAAAATACCTGCATTTATTGCTCTGTTTTTGTATAAGACACTTTCGTTTCGTGTGCTTAAATAGCGGAAGAACTGTTCCTAGGTGGTGACTGACGTGGTAAATTCACCAGAGCTCCTAGATTTCCTTTTTGCTGCCTTACTTGCTGTTAAggagagaaggtagacacaaaatgctggagtaactcagtgggacaggcagcatctctggagagaaggaatgggtgacgtttcgggtcgagactgaaggagAGAATTCCATTTAtgtcaatagacaaaagacaatagacaataggtgcaggagtaggccattcagcccttcgagccagcaccgccattcaatgtgaccatggctgatcatccccaattagtaccccgttcgtgccttctccccatatcccctgactctggtatttttaagagccctatccagctctctcttgaaagcatccagagaacctggctccactgccctctgaggcagagaattccacagactcaccactctctgtgagaaaaagtgtttccttgtctccgttctcaaTGTCATAATTCTGTACCTCCTCGCTAattataggcccttcggcccactgcgtctgCACCGACCTACGATCCCCGAaccttaacactaccctgcactagggacaatcttgaCATTGTTTttctaccaagacaattaacctacaaacctgtcgtctttggagtgtgtgagagggaatcaaagttctctgagaaaacccacgcaagtcacggggagaacgtacaaacatgtaCTTGAAGCAAAACTTTCGTTTTTGGAAGATTCAGAGCTCACTGCAAGAACAATCACTGCAATATTTCCTTTTGTTTTGTCAGACGGAGGAAAGACGAGGGACTCAATATTCTGCCCTGACTGGCCGCATCATGCCAAGTTGCACTCCTGCTACAAGTCACCGATCCTCCAGAAGCGGTGCCCTGGACAGAAATAAACCCAATGGGCCCTTCCAGGACAAGGAGTTACTGGTGAATCCAAACTTTTTTAAGGAACAAAATTTGACTGttatattatagaaacatggaaacccaATGTGATCTCAGGAAGTGCACTTCATTTTCCCACCCCCTGTAATTCTTCcctggtgaaacatagaaaataggagcaggactaggccattcagccctttgagccagcactgccattcaatacaatcacggctgatcatccaaaatcagtatcacaCTCCTgtttactccccatatcccttgattctattagccctaagagctatatctctttatagaaaacatccagtgaattggcctccgctgccttctgtgccagagaattccacagattcacaactctctgggtgaagacatttttcctcatctcagtcctaaatggcctaccccttattcttaaactgtggcccctggttctggactttcctcaccatcgggaacatttttcatgcatcaagcctgtccaatcccttaagaattttatatgcttctaatcctctcatccttctaaattccagtgaattaaagccgagtcgatccattcttttatATTCCTTTCAGACAGAGAGGttgcaaaaataatcaatttttccataatttataatttaaatattGAAGAAGGATAAAATACATTAATGCACATGCAATATATATTAAAtacaaatagaaaatgttggaaattgcTAGGCATTGTCTGTGGTTTTGGTGCTAATGTTTCATGTACATGGCTTTTATTACTTCTAACTTTTCCTAGTTCTCGTGAAAATTTAatgaacctgaaatgttaactctcattctcttttcacaaatgctgcctaacctgctgagtacttccacTCTTTGCTTTAATAACAATCTTTTCCATTATGAATAACCAGATCTAAAATTATTATGGTCAATTTCTCACCCTGTAATTGCAGTCACCTCTACTGGGACTGTTGCACAttactgcaggaaggaactgcagatgctggtttacactgaagataaacagcaaaaatgctggagtaactcagcaggccaggcagcatctctagagagaaggaatgggtgaagtttcggaaaGAACCTGAAatgccacacattccttctctacagagatgctgcctgtcccgctaagttactccagcattttgtgtttatcttgttgCACAATATTCCTGTACCTGTTCCCTCATTACCTCTATTGCTAAAAAATACTTTATTCCGACTCTTGTATGTGTAATCTCTAGTTCATTTTTGCCCCCCGTCAGCCATGTGTTGCCATACGGGCATGTGCATATGTACGTGCTATCCCTCTTCGATCTGCCTTCACAAGTTGACCGGTAACAAACAAGGCTTCCAGTCTTTCCCACACTTCTCAAATGATGGTCGACCACTGTTGAGGCACATTGCAACGAGGCTGGGTGCGATTCCCAATTGTGTTGCAGACCACGCCAAGAATCGATTCCCAGTATCATCCTTATCTCTCATGGTGATATCACTGTCATCCTGACccacatttttattttccttctgAGGTTCTGGAATTGCTTTGCCAACTTCTACAAACTGACTCGTTCTGTGCCATCCAGCAGTGGCTGCTTTGTGCAGGGCAAAAAGGTGAGGAAATCTTGGCCTTTGCGAATCATTAACTGGGGACACAACATTCAACTTGTCACCGGAGCACGAGTTCCAATTGACCCTAACTGGGTTAACCTTTATACTGCTTTCATTTTGTAGCTAAATCCTTAAATCTCATACAATTTTGTTGGAAGTATTCCCTTAATATCATGTGATTGATGCTATTTCTTGGTGGTTTAGAATACTTGTTTATATAACTTGCTCTAATGGTGAATAATACTAACAAAGAAGTCATATATTTATAGTAATATAATCTATAGTaatagattcaaacaagaggacatgacttgacaattaagagacagaagtttaggggtaacatgagggggaacttctttactcagagagtggtagctgtgtggaatgagcttccagtggaagtggtggaggcaggttcgattttatcatttaaaaataaattggataggtatatggatgggaaaggaatggagggttatggtctgagtgtaggtagatgggactaggggaaaataagtgttcggcactgagatggcctgtttccgtgctgtaattgttatatggttatatggttatattaccaATGTTGTTGTGTTCAGAGGGCATTGAAACGCAAATACTCAACATACTATTAGAGAAACAAATAAGACGGATCAGCTAAAAGGCATGTATGAGATAAAAGATTGCCTTCCCTtaatgacattaataaacctggCGTTAAAATTATGGTCATTTTCAGGCCCTATTATTTAGTTTGCTTTTATTATTCAATTAATTGCCCAAACTATGGCACAGGGATGTAAATCATGTCGCAACaactaataaacagagaataaaataatacAGGATCGATCACCTTGGGTATGTAACTTGCCCTATTAAATTCAGGGGTTTAAGACTGATCTCAATCATTTAAGGTTTGAATGAGTCTAACAAAATACTCACAGGGGGGTTCAGGAGCTTGCAAAACATCTAAAGGGGCAAGTGGAATATCTGCCATGGGGTCCAACACTGCATTTTAAAAAGATTTAGTTAAAAAGGCAAATCACTTAAGAAGTAGGACTCCCGCTATGATCTTGCCTTACTTCCACTTCCCCACTGATCTCAATTATCTTTACAGCACAATGAATTTTGGGACGTTTGAGAGAACAGTCATCtagttgaggtttattattgtcaggtgtaccaaggtacattgaaaacctttgttttgtacgctatccaaacagataacACTAAAcataaatgcaataaaatcaaactcaagtacaatatgtagagcaaaggaaaagataTAGTTTGCGGAGTAAAGATCTCAGAATTGTAGTGCatgttccatggacaaagtccaatatctgcaatggGGTAGGAGTTAGTTGGACAGTACCATAGCTTGTGGAAGTGTCGTTCAGAGCCCAATAATAGAGGGCAAGAAGACTGTCTAGTTGTGCATGCTTTTAAgtttctgtatcttttgcctgactggagcagggagaagaaggattgactaaggtgggacaagtctttgattatacttaagaaagaactgcagatgctgatttacatcgcaaatagacacaaaatgctggagtaactcagcaggacaggcagcatctctggagtgaatcgggagtgacgtttcggatcgagatcctgaagaagggtctcaacccgaaactccaggattttgtgtcgatctttgattatgttggctcctTTTATGAGGCAGCAATGAAATGTAGATAGGGTCAATGGTGGGGAGCCTGGTCTGTGTAATGGATACTCTGCAATTAATTGTCTTTGGCAGAGCAGTTCCAAAATAAAGCTAATTTTCACTAGTATTTGCTTGTGTATGAAATCTAAGATTCTATCAGCAGTATCTATTTACAGAGAAAGAGTTTGTACTGGGAATGGTTCAGTCGGTTCTTGGAAGTAGTTACCCTGATTATCAGCAAAATGCTGAAATTACAGAAGAACAACTGATACCACAAACAGATAACATTTCTACAGCCTCCATCTCAAGAAGGTCAACTTCGACTAGGAAAAGACATAAGAGGTAAAATGAGCGATGGTCGCATTAATCTAAGATCTGTAACTAATTAGAAAACTGTTCAATCACATTTTGTAATCAATTTCTTTTCATTATGTAGCCAAATTACATGTActgatatagaaacaaggaatttcagatgCACAAAAAgatacagtgtgctggagtaactcagtgagtcgggcaggacttatggagaacatggatatgtgacgtttcaggtcgtgacccaaaacgtcacctatccatgtcctccagagatgctgcctgacccgctgtgttactccagcactttgtgtccttatatGTACTGATGCTCGTCCTGCTCATGCTTTATTCACTTTCATTACATCTTAATGATGTTGCATTATGTATAGTTGGATTTAAAATTTGTAGGCAGTGTGAATCACTTTAATTGAAACAACTTAAAATAGTTCTCTTGGGTAATAAGAAAATCCACAACAGCAAATAACCTTATCTAATGTGGCTAGTGCTGATGCATAGTACAACATATACCATGTACCAAAATTAGCCCTACCGACTGGGAATGAATTTCTGGtcaattatgcttgttttctcttatgcttttatttaatattttagaaaaatatataaatctaTCCTTGCATGTTACGCATCTAGTAGCTGTGGGTTCATGCATTCTTGAGTGAATTCCTTACTTAAGGATTGGAGAAAATCTGCATTGTTTCAACAATTTAATTTCTGAATTGTTGAATTAATTTTCATGGATGCACATTAGACCTAATGCAATGGAAggaatagtcaagtcaagagtgttttattgtcagatgccccagatagaacaatgaaattcttccttgcagcagcacaacagaatgggTGAACAatttgtaagaaagaactgcagatgctggtttaaatcgaaggtagacacaaaatgctggagtaatttagcaggtttcgcagcatctctggagagaaggaatgggcgatggttctggtcgggacccttcttcagactgatgtaaacatagtacacagtaaACAATATAAAAATGAGAAAAACAATAAGCAGTGTGTGTATAAACACACTGAATAGACTGCATTGATTGCGTGGAATATAAAACTGAATGATATTTTCATGCCATAAAAATCATACGTACAAATTTTAACTAGGGATTTACTTCAAATCTGCTTGTAGTAATTTCTAAATCCACTCCGTAACTTTGTATTTCCTGACTCCGAGTTCCCTGGAACAAGTATAGGGGGGAAAGTATTGAAGGCATTAAGCATTCTCAGTACCAAATTCTCACACTTGCAAATTCCCGACGAGTGCTCTGCCCACGTTTTACTGTGTTTAAGATGCATTTTGTGAGCTCACCCTGTTGTCAGTGTTGTCACTTGGACAGTAGAACACATACACCAAACTATTGTgtggcgttcaacaccatcatgcCCTCCAAACTAATCAAACTCAGACAACAGGGTCTCTGCTTATTCCAATGTAATTGGATCGTCAAATCCCTCatcgactggttgcatcatggcctggttcggtaacgcaaacacccaggaatgaatgAGGCTACAGAGAGTGAAAGAATTGCCCGGTGCATCACAGgtgctgatctccccaccatcaaagcgatctataggaggcgctgcaTCAAAAggacagccaatatcatcaaagatccacaccaccctagccAGGCTCCCATTTACACTACTACCACCAGGAAGGGTGCACACGAGCCAAataaccatgaccaccaggtttaaAAGCAGCTTCTTCCTAGCAACCAGCAGACTCTTGATACTGATCAATACTAACCACTGCCTCAGCAATTATGATTTTCCATGAACTGTGTTTTTGGTTGCACTGTTATGGTTACCTTGCATTGTtatttgaataaattttattattgaattatgatatatttatttgtgtattattGTGTTGATggacctgttaagctgctgcaaataagaatgtaattgttccattctTATCCTgttcatcctggccacacactcatctccccgctaccttcaggtacaaggtataggagcctgaagactgcaacaaccaggttcgggaatagctacttccccacagccatcaggctattaaacctggctcggacaaaactttgattattaataacccaattatctgttatttgcactttatcattttatttattcatgtgtgtatatatttatattacggtatatggacacactgatctgttttgtagtaaatgcctactatgttctgtgtgctgaagcaaagcaagaatttcattgtcctatcagggacacatgacaataaactcacttgaacttgaagttgttCCATTGTCTGGACCTATGACAATTAAAAGCTCTTGACAATGTAAACATAGTTAATGAGTGATAATATTCTGAGAGGATTGAATTTCTCCTGCAACAAATGCTGGACAACAATGCTGTCATAATTCAGTCTTTATTTCTTCTTctaatgtgatttttttaaaattgtgttACGCATTTGCAGGTATTATCTCAAAAAGAAGTCTGAAAATATTGAAGAAGACCAACCAGGTAAGTGAAGCTTCTCAGACTTgacgtggctcagcggtagagttgctgctgtacagcgcttgcaccgccagagacccgggttcgatcccgactacaggtgctgtctgtacgagtttgtacgttctccccgcgacctatgtggattttctccgagatcttttggcttcctcccacactccaaagatgcacaggtttgcagattgattggcttggtataagtgtaaattggccctagtatgtgtaggatagtgttaatgtgtgcggatcgctggtcggtgcggtctcggtgggctgaagggcctgtttccgtgctgtatctctaaactaaactaaaatgagcaTTCAACAATTTAATAAGTAAAACTGCAGAATTTCTTTACGCAGGATCCAATTGTCAACTTTCTGATCTCATAGTAGTGTGGTATATGGACTGACTGCAGGTCAAACTGTGCCCTGCATAATATGAGGTCTTTATAATGGGTAGATTTATTTACAAGACCAAACTGGATGAGGGGGAGAAAACATAACATTTTTCAAGTGCAAGACGAGATTTATCAAATCTGTTCAATTTACTTGCCATTTTACCATGTTGTAATATACGGGGAGgttattcatagtcatacagtgtgaaaacgggcccaacctgcccaaaccggccaacatgtcccagctacactagtcccaccttcctgcatttggcccatatccctccaaacctgtccaggttaattggcttatgtaaaattctagatagtccctagtgtgtagaatggtgctagtgtactgggtgatcgatcactagtcggcctggactcggtgggccgaaggtcctgtttccaaatCATCTATTCCAGCATCCATTCCAGGATCTTATTCCTTCTGAAATCGCAGATGTCAGCAAAGTGATCCAGCAATCTGAGTGTCTCAGAGTGATTCACATATCAAACTCGCTCATCACAGGTGGCCTGCAGTAGGGCGACATTTTCATTACAAAATCACAACCTCCTGCTGATACATTGCTCTATTGCATGAAGAATgttacatagaacatggaatacagcacagaaacagtcttaagaagggtctcgacccgaagcgtcacgcattccttctctccagagatgctgccagtctcgctgagttactccagcactttgtgtctaccttcgccttaaactagcatctgcagttccttcgttctCAACACGTCTGTAAATAAAAGTGAATATTGTGTAATTATATTGcacttattttgttaaaatatagTGAATGTCGTtaatgaagtgtttaagaaggaactgcagatgctggaaaatcgaaggtacacaaaaatgctggagaaactcagcgggtgcagcagcatctataatgaaggaaataggcaatgttttgggccgaagcccttcttcagactgatggggggtgggggggggggggggtgcggggagaagaaaggaaaaaggaggaggagcccgaaggttgagggataggaggagacagcccaagggctgaggaaggggaggaga
It encodes:
- the LOC129713006 gene encoding protein TBATA-like, whose amino-acid sequence is MTAAMSEVPPFKSEQDNGKTSVKETMEKLGQPVLDPFKSKQEPTVTRKSGSMPLNSLLRFSLGAERPQSNNSMRFGMLSHHSFFSRHNPHPHRVTHINGLNGMPVCTVNDDWHGNTPLSPHPLIKSQFPTTIMGRLGLPISIFQCNAFGDGNIPKPALAPLSEAWRDELREFTSKACFLAPEQPEQKKTEERRGTQYSALTGRIMPSCTPATSHRSSRSGALDRNKPNGPFQDKELLVLELLCQLLQTDSFCAIQQWLLCAGQKEKEFVLGMVQSVLGSSYPDYQQNAEITEEQLIPQTDNISTASISRRSTSTRKRHKRYYLKKKSENIEEDQPDHIGSAEVLLIHRSKSPERPSNGRLEVSEQSKNPESK